Proteins encoded by one window of Orbaceae bacterium BiB:
- a CDS encoding ATP-binding cassette domain-containing protein has product MITIDNIVKRYDDAVILNNITTVIPKGGVTSIIGPNGAGKSTLLSIIGRLLLADSGSVAVNGLDVVTTKSAKLAKYLSILRQENQFNSRLTVEELVGFGRYPYSKGRLTEQDKEKITESLSFLNLLDLRHRFLDELSGGQRQRAYVAMVLCQDTQYVLLDEPLNNLDMKHAVAMMKQLRKAADELNKTIILVIHDINFASVYSDNIIAMKNGTLCYQGTPEQLMKADILVDIFDTPVTIKQIDGQLIAMYY; this is encoded by the coding sequence GTGATAACAATTGATAATATTGTAAAGCGTTATGATGATGCGGTGATTTTAAATAATATTACCACCGTGATCCCTAAAGGGGGCGTAACCTCAATTATTGGTCCTAATGGCGCAGGGAAATCAACATTATTGTCGATTATTGGTCGGCTACTGTTGGCTGATTCAGGTTCTGTGGCGGTTAATGGACTTGATGTGGTTACAACTAAAAGTGCTAAGTTAGCAAAATATTTGTCGATTTTAAGGCAAGAAAATCAATTTAATAGTCGTTTGACAGTAGAGGAGTTGGTTGGCTTTGGTCGCTATCCTTATTCAAAAGGGCGTTTAACTGAACAAGATAAAGAAAAAATCACGGAATCATTGTCGTTTTTGAACTTACTCGATTTACGTCATCGTTTTTTAGATGAGTTATCGGGAGGTCAGCGTCAACGTGCTTATGTTGCGATGGTACTTTGTCAAGATACTCAATATGTATTGCTTGATGAACCGTTGAATAACTTAGATATGAAACACGCAGTAGCGATGATGAAACAGTTAAGAAAAGCCGCTGATGAACTCAATAAAACGATTATTTTGGTAATTCATGATATCAATTTTGCTTCCGTCTATTCTGATAATATTATAGCAATGAAAAATGGTACATTGTGTTATCAGGGCACACCAGAGCAATTAATGAAAGCGGATATATTAGTAGATATTTTTGATACGCCTGTCACCATTAAGCAGATCGATGGGCAGTTAATTGCAATGTATTATTAA
- a CDS encoding FepA family TonB-dependent siderophore receptor, with amino-acid sequence MAVTTRPKRSLLSYLCSCTLLSLLPFSGYAEENNDEDVIVITATSAEDMLKQQLGATTITSEDIQNNPPVNDLSDIIRRQPGVNLTGNSSSGARGNNRQIDIRGMGPENTLILIDGKPVTSRNSVRYSWSGERDTRGDSNWVPVEQVERIEILRGPSAARYGSGASGGVVNIITKKPSNEWMGSLSLYDAIPQHSEYGGTKRVNISLAGPLIKDTLDFRIYGNLNKTDADDYGINSSDNVAGREGVRNKDINSSFKWTLDDHQYLTFDLGYSRQGNIYTGDTQNSTPPVDDTIPNLAKSGAETNRMYRQSYGVTYNSYWDFGEAKLTFQYDKTNNTRLNEGLSGRVEGAISSDLEFSTSRLKNYYLNGETIIPIEKWVAQSLTLGAEWTRQELDDPASASQADILGLASNSDRGKSDSDTTSLYLEDNIEPVVGTNIIPGLRFDYHSQFGSNFSPSLNFSQQLGEYFTLKAGIARAFKAPNLYQSNNGYLLLTRGNGCPLNVTSGQCYLVGNDNLDPEISVNKEIGIEYQYESWQASLTYFRNDYKNKIIAGQTILGDETVNGTKYNITQWENSGKAVIQGLEGNLRVPLSDALSWSTNMTYMIESKDKTTGNPLSIIPKYTINSSLDWKINEDLSTFLNWTQYGRQKPRKYQTQKGVTLSDVKVGSYAQFAIGANYQIMKNWRINGGIANILDKQIYREAKGASTYNEPGRFYYLATTISF; translated from the coding sequence ATGGCAGTGACTACCCGACCTAAACGAAGTTTATTATCCTATCTATGTTCTTGTACCCTATTGAGCCTATTACCTTTTTCAGGGTATGCAGAAGAAAATAATGACGAAGATGTTATTGTGATCACCGCGACATCAGCAGAAGATATGCTCAAACAACAATTAGGGGCGACAACGATTACTAGCGAAGATATTCAAAATAATCCGCCAGTAAATGATTTATCGGATATTATTCGTCGCCAGCCAGGGGTTAACTTGACAGGGAATTCATCATCTGGAGCTCGTGGTAATAATCGCCAAATTGATATCCGAGGCATGGGACCTGAAAATACTTTAATTTTAATTGATGGTAAACCAGTTACATCACGTAACTCAGTTCGTTATAGCTGGTCGGGAGAGCGTGATACTCGAGGTGACTCAAACTGGGTTCCCGTCGAGCAGGTCGAACGTATCGAGATTTTAAGAGGACCTTCAGCAGCTCGTTATGGTTCTGGTGCGTCAGGTGGTGTCGTTAATATTATTACTAAAAAGCCATCAAATGAGTGGATGGGATCTCTATCTCTCTATGATGCTATCCCTCAGCATAGTGAGTATGGTGGAACAAAACGCGTTAATATTAGTTTAGCCGGGCCATTAATTAAAGATACTTTAGATTTTAGAATATATGGTAATTTGAATAAAACGGATGCTGATGATTATGGTATCAATAGTTCAGATAATGTTGCAGGGCGAGAAGGGGTAAGAAACAAAGATATTAATAGTTCATTTAAATGGACATTAGATGATCATCAATATTTAACCTTTGATCTTGGTTACAGTCGTCAAGGTAATATTTATACAGGGGATACCCAAAATAGTACGCCGCCAGTTGATGACACGATTCCTAATTTAGCTAAGTCAGGAGCTGAGACCAATCGTATGTATCGTCAAAGTTACGGTGTCACATATAATAGCTATTGGGATTTTGGTGAAGCGAAATTAACCTTCCAATACGATAAAACCAATAATACTCGATTAAATGAAGGTTTAAGTGGTCGTGTTGAAGGGGCAATCTCTAGTGATTTAGAGTTTAGTACCAGTCGTTTAAAAAATTACTATTTAAATGGAGAAACAATTATCCCAATTGAAAAATGGGTAGCACAATCATTAACCCTTGGTGCTGAATGGACCAGACAAGAATTAGATGATCCAGCATCGGCTTCTCAGGCTGATATATTAGGTCTAGCATCTAATAGTGATCGTGGTAAGAGCGATTCAGATACAACTAGTCTTTATTTAGAAGATAATATTGAACCAGTTGTGGGCACTAATATTATTCCTGGTTTACGTTTTGATTATCATAGCCAATTTGGTAGTAATTTTAGCCCGAGTTTAAACTTTTCTCAGCAGTTAGGTGAATATTTTACCTTAAAAGCGGGTATTGCTCGTGCATTTAAAGCACCAAACTTATATCAATCAAATAATGGCTATCTATTATTAACTCGAGGTAATGGCTGTCCATTGAATGTTACTTCAGGCCAATGTTACCTTGTAGGTAATGATAATTTGGATCCTGAAATCAGTGTTAATAAAGAGATTGGTATCGAGTACCAATATGAATCATGGCAAGCAAGCTTAACTTATTTTAGAAATGACTATAAAAATAAGATTATTGCAGGTCAAACGATATTGGGTGATGAGACTGTTAATGGTACGAAGTATAACATTACACAATGGGAGAACTCTGGTAAAGCCGTTATTCAAGGGCTAGAGGGGAATCTACGTGTTCCATTATCGGATGCGTTATCTTGGTCTACTAATATGACGTATATGATTGAGTCAAAAGATAAAACCACGGGTAATCCATTATCGATTATTCCTAAATATACGATTAACTCTAGTTTAGATTGGAAAATCAATGAAGATTTAAGTACGTTCCTTAATTGGACTCAATATGGTCGACAAAAACCAAGAAAATATCAAACTCAAAAAGGGGTAACACTTTCTGATGTGAAAGTTGGATCTTATGCTCAATTTGCGATTGGTGCCAATTACCAAATTATGAAAAATTGGCGAATTAATGGTGGGATAGCGAATATTTTAGATAAACAGATCTATCGTGAAGCTAAAGGTGCCAGCACTTATAATGAACCTGGTCGATTCTACTATTTAGCAACGACAATTTCATTCTAA
- a CDS encoding ABC transporter ATP-binding protein, whose protein sequence is MYKFFEKLVNAYPDSSPQIAEKSLVSFIWQATKGMRGYILLLILFTAAYGAFEAFLFAVMGKIVDWLTVISPDELWHKDGKILLILAGVILASTLLVAAQTVIKHQILAGNFPMRLRWNLHRLVLSQSMRFFQDEFAGRVSAKVMQTALAVRDTCFLVSDILVFAIIYFLTMSFVLADFDLWFILPFLAWLGCYILALIYFVPKLGKVASQQADARSLMTGRITDAYTNIMTVKLFSHAGNEANYAKESMNGFLNTVNKQMRLVSSFEIVNHLLNVGLLLSTAGIALWLWTDSVVGLGAIAAATAMALRLNGISHWIMWQMTSLFENIGVVKDGINTFSVKQTVKDQPNANELVVRQGKIEFKNVCFNYDSHHHTSIIDKLNLTINPGEKIGLVGRSGAGKSTLINILLRMYDIKSGQIIIDDQDIATVTQNSLRAQIGMVTQDTSLLHRSVRENLLYGKIGVTDQQMRDAAKQAEAEQFILSLKDAKGRIGYDAYVGERGVKLSGGQRQRIAIARVMIKNAPILLLDEATSALDSEVELAIQDSLYKLMEGKTVIAIAHRLSTIAAMDRLIVLDKGQIIEQGSHQDLLQKNGLYAQLWKHQSGGFLGDE, encoded by the coding sequence ATGTATAAATTTTTTGAAAAATTAGTTAACGCCTATCCTGATTCGTCACCACAAATTGCTGAAAAAAGTTTAGTGTCGTTTATCTGGCAAGCGACAAAAGGGATGCGTGGTTACATTCTTCTATTAATTTTATTTACTGCCGCTTACGGTGCATTCGAAGCATTTCTGTTTGCGGTGATGGGTAAAATAGTCGACTGGCTAACCGTTATATCACCTGACGAACTATGGCATAAAGATGGCAAAATATTGTTAATTCTTGCGGGAGTTATTCTAGCAAGTACACTACTTGTTGCCGCACAAACAGTTATTAAACATCAAATATTAGCCGGTAATTTTCCAATGCGCCTGCGCTGGAATTTACATCGTTTAGTATTGAGCCAAAGTATGCGCTTTTTTCAAGATGAATTTGCGGGTCGAGTCTCGGCAAAAGTGATGCAAACAGCCCTAGCGGTTCGTGATACCTGCTTTTTGGTTTCCGATATTTTAGTTTTTGCCATCATCTATTTTTTAACAATGTCATTTGTTTTAGCCGATTTTGATCTATGGTTTATTCTGCCATTCTTAGCTTGGTTAGGTTGCTATATTCTGGCACTAATCTATTTTGTACCAAAATTAGGTAAAGTGGCTAGCCAACAAGCTGATGCTCGTTCTTTAATGACGGGTCGTATTACCGATGCCTATACCAATATTATGACCGTTAAATTATTTTCTCATGCTGGGAATGAAGCTAACTATGCCAAAGAGTCAATGAATGGTTTTTTAAATACCGTGAATAAGCAGATGCGATTAGTCAGTAGCTTCGAAATTGTGAACCATTTGCTTAATGTCGGCTTACTACTCAGTACCGCAGGTATCGCGTTATGGTTATGGACAGATTCAGTAGTTGGGCTTGGTGCTATTGCAGCTGCAACAGCGATGGCTTTAAGACTTAATGGCATTTCGCACTGGATTATGTGGCAAATGACCTCACTATTTGAAAATATTGGTGTAGTAAAAGATGGTATTAATACGTTCTCTGTGAAGCAGACCGTTAAAGATCAGCCTAATGCCAACGAGTTGGTTGTTAGACAAGGCAAAATTGAATTTAAAAATGTCTGTTTCAACTATGATTCTCACCACCATACCTCGATTATTGATAAGCTCAATCTGACAATTAATCCTGGTGAGAAAATTGGTTTAGTAGGACGATCTGGCGCGGGTAAATCAACGTTAATTAATATCCTGTTACGCATGTATGATATTAAAAGTGGGCAGATTATTATTGATGATCAAGATATTGCAACCGTCACACAAAATAGCTTACGCGCCCAAATTGGTATGGTAACGCAAGATACCTCACTACTACACCGCTCTGTACGAGAAAATCTGCTATATGGCAAGATCGGTGTAACTGATCAACAAATGCGCGATGCGGCAAAACAGGCAGAAGCCGAGCAATTTATATTATCCCTTAAAGATGCTAAAGGTCGTATTGGTTACGATGCTTATGTTGGGGAACGTGGAGTCAAACTCTCAGGAGGTCAACGACAACGTATCGCGATTGCTCGAGTAATGATAAAAAATGCCCCAATTTTGTTACTTGATGAAGCGACAAGCGCTCTCGATTCGGAAGTTGAACTAGCGATCCAAGATAGCTTGTATAAACTCATGGAAGGGAAAACCGTTATCGCTATTGCTCATCGTTTATCAACAATTGCAGCAATGGATCGACTTATCGTATTAGATAAAGGGCAAATTATTGAGCAAGGTTCACATCAAGATTTACTACAAAAAAATGGTTTATATGCACAGCTATGGAAACATCAAAGTGGTGGATTTTTAGGTGATGAGTAA
- a CDS encoding ABC transporter substrate-binding protein, giving the protein MKTIGRLIAATCLFSLAYQIHASPKTLVFCSEGSPSSFNPSLGADSTTFDASSATIYNRLVEFKLGTTELQPSLAQRWDISDDGKTYTFYLRPNVQFHHNKQFTPTRNLNADDVIFSFMRQQDSLHPFYYTSKIGYPLYHTYFVAGDNDLIEKIEKVDDLTVRFQLSAPRSSFLSLLTLPLTSIYSAEYGSQLLAQGKPELIDFAPIGTGPFEFVAYKKDSQIRYKTFENYWRQKPDIDRLVFTITPDATIRYAKLQKGECHVMASPNLADLQQIRNNPTIRLLEQPSLNVGYLAYNVEKKPLDNVKVRQALSMAINKPDILQGIYQGYAVNATTLIPPALWSHNANIKDLPNDIDKAKVLLSEAGYPQGFEIELWAMPIQRPYNPNAKRMAEMIQEDWAKIGVTAKVVSYEWGEYLVRSAHGEHQAMLYGGTNIMGDPDNTFSALSSCAAVESGTNRARWCNSDFDRLIIEGGQVADIAQRTKLYEQAQQIMSEQIPFLPIAHSVIYEVISNKVTGYTVDPLGLHHFDYVGIN; this is encoded by the coding sequence ATGAAAACGATTGGTCGATTGATTGCTGCTACATGTCTATTTTCACTAGCCTACCAAATTCATGCTTCACCAAAAACATTAGTATTCTGTTCTGAAGGATCGCCAAGTAGTTTTAATCCGAGTTTAGGGGCTGATAGTACAACATTTGATGCCAGTTCTGCTACGATTTATAATAGATTAGTGGAGTTTAAATTAGGGACAACAGAATTACAACCGAGTTTAGCTCAACGGTGGGATATTAGTGATGATGGTAAAACCTATACTTTTTATTTAAGACCTAATGTTCAATTTCATCATAATAAACAGTTTACTCCAACCCGTAACTTGAATGCTGATGATGTGATTTTTTCTTTTATGCGTCAACAAGATTCACTACATCCATTTTACTATACTTCTAAGATAGGATACCCGCTATATCACACCTATTTTGTAGCTGGTGATAATGATCTTATTGAGAAAATTGAAAAAGTAGATGATCTTACCGTTCGTTTTCAACTTAGTGCCCCCCGTTCATCATTCCTGTCGTTGCTTACTTTACCATTAACCTCAATCTATTCAGCCGAATATGGTAGCCAACTATTGGCACAAGGAAAACCAGAACTAATCGATTTTGCACCTATTGGTACGGGCCCATTCGAATTTGTCGCTTACAAAAAAGATTCACAAATTCGTTATAAAACTTTTGAAAATTATTGGCGACAAAAGCCAGATATCGATCGCTTAGTGTTTACGATCACCCCTGATGCCACCATACGTTATGCTAAATTACAAAAAGGAGAGTGCCACGTTATGGCCTCACCGAACTTGGCCGACTTACAACAGATTCGTAATAACCCCACTATCAGATTATTAGAGCAGCCAAGTTTAAATGTTGGTTATCTTGCTTATAATGTAGAGAAAAAACCACTCGATAATGTCAAGGTTCGTCAGGCACTATCGATGGCAATTAATAAGCCCGATATTTTGCAAGGAATTTATCAAGGATATGCGGTTAATGCGACTACGTTAATCCCACCAGCACTATGGTCCCATAACGCTAATATTAAAGATTTACCGAATGATATTGATAAGGCAAAGGTTCTATTGAGTGAAGCTGGCTACCCACAAGGATTTGAAATCGAATTATGGGCAATGCCAATTCAACGACCTTATAACCCTAATGCAAAACGTATGGCTGAAATGATTCAAGAGGACTGGGCTAAAATTGGTGTAACGGCGAAAGTCGTCAGCTATGAATGGGGAGAGTATTTAGTCCGTTCAGCTCATGGAGAGCATCAGGCAATGTTATATGGCGGTACGAATATTATGGGGGATCCTGACAATACCTTTTCCGCATTAAGTAGTTGTGCAGCCGTTGAATCTGGTACGAATCGTGCTAGATGGTGTAATAGTGATTTTGATCGACTTATCATTGAAGGTGGACAGGTAGCTGACATTGCGCAGCGGACTAAACTGTATGAACAAGCTCAGCAGATAATGAGTGAGCAGATACCATTTTTACCGATTGCTCATTCAGTTATTTATGAGGTGATTAGTAATAAAGTAACAGGTTATACTGTTGATCCATTAGGATTACATCATTTTGATTATGTTGGAATTAACTGA
- a CDS encoding iron chelate uptake ABC transporter family permease subunit produces MQNVKRYLKTHCIKLSPTQRIVVLLTLALLVMVIFMTINLGNNLHYILVRRGYILFTMVIVAFAAGISTVLFQSVTNNRILTPSLMGFEALFILIQTMIVFFYSGTSSYWLFSIIKFMGESCLLVAFSVLLYRWLFSTVQFNINLVLMIGIVLGTLFRSAATLLQRLLDPNEFSVLQSRMFATFTRSPPELIWFSAVVIFLFGFILWRKRYVFDVLALGRSHAINLGLNYQRMVTTTLLLVSILVAVSTALVGPLTFLGLMVANLAYLLAGSFQHRYVLPTAFLLAIIALVGGQLILEYGLNMAGSLSVVLEFIGGIFFIYLVLKRF; encoded by the coding sequence ATGCAAAACGTTAAACGTTATTTAAAGACACACTGTATTAAATTATCGCCTACACAGCGTATTGTTGTACTACTTACTCTTGCTTTATTGGTCATGGTTATTTTTATGACTATTAATTTAGGCAATAACTTACATTATATTTTGGTTCGTCGTGGTTATATTTTGTTTACGATGGTCATCGTTGCATTCGCTGCGGGTATTTCAACAGTATTATTTCAAAGTGTAACAAATAACCGCATTTTAACCCCGTCACTGATGGGATTTGAAGCGTTATTTATTTTGATTCAGACGATGATTGTCTTTTTTTATAGTGGTACATCCTCATATTGGCTCTTTAGCATTATCAAATTTATGGGGGAATCCTGTCTATTAGTGGCCTTTTCAGTACTGTTATATCGTTGGTTATTTTCAACTGTGCAGTTTAATATCAATTTAGTATTGATGATTGGTATTGTGCTTGGAACACTGTTTCGTAGTGCTGCAACGCTACTACAGCGACTATTAGACCCTAATGAATTTTCTGTATTGCAAAGCCGTATGTTTGCAACATTTACACGCTCTCCACCAGAACTGATCTGGTTTTCAGCGGTTGTCATTTTTTTATTTGGTTTCATTTTATGGCGTAAACGCTATGTCTTTGATGTCTTAGCGCTAGGTCGTTCCCATGCGATAAATTTAGGGCTTAACTATCAACGTATGGTAACAACGACGTTATTGCTCGTTTCGATTTTAGTTGCTGTATCAACCGCATTAGTCGGCCCATTAACTTTTTTAGGCTTAATGGTCGCAAATTTAGCTTATCTACTGGCAGGCAGTTTTCAACATCGTTATGTTTTGCCAACCGCATTTTTACTGGCGATTATTGCACTCGTTGGAGGCCAACTCATTTTAGAATATGGTCTTAATATGGCGGGTTCATTATCAGTGGTGCTTGAGTTTATTGGTGGGATTTTCTTTATCTATTTAGTATTAAAAAGGTTTTAA
- a CDS encoding carbon-nitrogen hydrolase family protein, with amino-acid sequence MMSNLVTIAAIQMVSSQNCQQNIQKAEQLIHESVEKGAQFILLPEYFCLIHSDPKAKFNIAEPFGNGPIQDMLSRLAKKYNIWLAGGSMPLDVGETDKVTNTLLLYAPDGSLHTRYDKVHLFSIDTPTMRFNEGDTMVRGNQVVTADLPFGRVGFAICYDIRFPAFFVAMGELDLILMPAAFTYPTGQAHWELLLRARAIDNQCFVLAAAQGGKHQSGRQTWGHSMIVDPWANIIECLPEGEGVVITTVDFDKVKEVRSSLPVVRDRHLLTQL; translated from the coding sequence ATGATGTCTAATCTTGTTACGATTGCAGCAATTCAAATGGTTTCTTCTCAAAATTGTCAGCAAAACATTCAAAAAGCAGAACAACTTATCCATGAATCGGTTGAAAAAGGGGCACAATTTATTTTGTTACCAGAATATTTTTGCTTAATTCATAGCGATCCTAAAGCGAAATTTAATATTGCAGAGCCGTTTGGTAATGGACCGATTCAAGACATGCTAAGTCGATTAGCTAAAAAATATAATATCTGGTTAGCGGGTGGGTCTATGCCACTTGATGTCGGTGAGACAGATAAGGTGACTAATACATTGTTATTATATGCTCCTGACGGTTCACTACATACGAGGTATGATAAAGTGCATCTATTTAGTATTGATACGCCAACCATGCGTTTTAATGAAGGTGACACAATGGTTCGTGGTAATCAAGTAGTGACTGCCGATTTGCCTTTTGGACGAGTAGGATTTGCCATCTGCTATGATATTCGTTTTCCTGCCTTTTTTGTTGCGATGGGCGAGTTAGATTTGATTCTCATGCCCGCTGCGTTTACTTACCCAACTGGACAAGCACATTGGGAATTATTATTACGAGCTAGAGCAATCGATAATCAATGTTTTGTTTTGGCGGCAGCACAAGGCGGAAAACATCAGTCAGGTCGACAGACATGGGGACATAGTATGATTGTTGATCCTTGGGCTAATATTATTGAGTGCTTGCCTGAAGGTGAGGGGGTTGTTATTACTACTGTTGACTTTGATAAAGTGAAAGAGGTACGTAGTAGCTTACCGGTAGTTAGAGATCGTCATTTATTAACCCAACTTTAA
- a CDS encoding aminoimidazole riboside kinase, producing MQKTKIWSLGDAVVDLLPLENRQYQACAGGAPANVAIGIAKLGNPSGFIGRVGDDPFGHFMQETLASYGVDCQSIEFDPVVKTSTVVVDLGKNGERSFTFLVSPSADQFLSEQALPDFGQDILHFCSLALVGHVGRATLKEAINKLKAKSGQISFDINLREQMWADKQEMRDTISHFAQNATILKLSDEELFWLTESQDWDIALEKLDAHYKAELKVITKGGEGSIVLWNGKQYQYAAYKVKSIDTTGAGDAFVAGLLSSIAVSDLPDSQLALDSMVSIASACGALATTEKGALTALPSSQFLQEFIAENKTLDGILKR from the coding sequence ATGCAAAAAACGAAAATTTGGAGTTTAGGTGATGCAGTAGTCGATCTACTTCCCCTAGAAAATAGACAATATCAAGCTTGTGCTGGCGGAGCTCCAGCAAATGTTGCGATCGGTATCGCAAAATTAGGTAATCCATCAGGTTTTATTGGTCGAGTTGGAGATGACCCTTTTGGCCACTTCATGCAAGAAACATTAGCTAGCTATGGGGTAGATTGTCAAAGTATCGAGTTTGATCCAGTAGTAAAAACCAGTACAGTTGTTGTTGATTTAGGCAAAAATGGCGAACGTAGTTTTACCTTTTTAGTCTCTCCTTCTGCTGATCAATTTTTATCAGAACAAGCGCTTCCTGATTTTGGACAGGACATTTTACATTTTTGTTCATTAGCGTTAGTCGGTCACGTTGGCCGAGCTACATTAAAAGAGGCGATTAATAAATTAAAAGCAAAATCAGGACAAATCAGTTTTGACATTAATTTACGTGAACAAATGTGGGCTGATAAACAAGAGATGCGCGACACAATCAGTCATTTTGCTCAAAATGCTACGATTTTAAAACTATCTGACGAAGAACTATTTTGGTTAACAGAAAGCCAAGATTGGGATATTGCACTAGAAAAATTAGATGCTCACTATAAGGCAGAACTGAAAGTTATTACCAAAGGTGGGGAAGGTAGTATCGTTTTATGGAATGGTAAACAGTATCAATATGCAGCATATAAAGTCAAAAGCATTGATACCACCGGTGCTGGTGATGCATTTGTTGCAGGGCTACTAAGTAGTATTGCAGTCAGCGATCTACCAGATAGCCAATTAGCATTAGATAGTATGGTCTCAATAGCGAGTGCATGTGGTGCGTTAGCAACCACAGAAAAAGGGGCATTAACCGCCTTGCCAAGCAGTCAGTTTTTACAAGAATTTATTGCTGAAAATAAAACATTAGACGGGATATTAAAACGTTAG